The sequence below is a genomic window from Streptomyces sp. B21-105.
TGGCCGCCGTCGATGCCGGCGCGGCGCGTGACGTCGTCCCGGATCGGCTGGAGCACGGTCAGTTCGGCGCCGGTGGGCGGACGCGTCTTGAACAGCAGCCTCGCGAGGCCGCGGCGCGCCGCGAAGGGTGCAGACCGGCCAGGGAAGCATCGGCAGCGACGACTGGTGCGTCGTCCTGAAGAAGACCGACTAGGACCGAGCCGGTTGCCGAGCCGGTTGCCGAGGGGCTGCCGAGGGGCTGCCGACGTCTTCGGGAGTTCTCGGCTCCCCTCGCCGGCCTTCGCCGCCCCTCGCCGGCCCGCCGCGGTCCGTGTCGGCCGGGTCGTTCCTTGAGCCCGGCCTTGGACCGATTTGTCCGGTCAGACCTTTTCAGGGCCTCCGCTTCGTCTCCATGTGTCTTCACGTCCTGAGCGCAGTGTGACGTTGCTCCTTCGTTAAGCGGTTCTGCTTGACGGCGGCGGCCGCCGCCGCGTTGGCTGCACAGATACCCGGGTCACCAATGCCGCACCCCGGTCCGCAACGCCCCGAACGCACCTGAAGTGAGCACCCGAAATGCGTCGTATCGCCATAGCTTGTGTCGCCTCCGCGATGTCCCTCTCACTCGCCGGGTGCGGGATGCTGGGGGCCTCGGAGAAGACCAGCAGCGCGACACCGACGCGGACCAACGCGATCACTGTGGGTGTACTGATGCCGGAGGAGACGAACACCCGGTACGCGGAGTTCGACTACCCGATCATCAAGAGGAAGGTCGCCGCGCTCACGGACAACCAGGGCAGGACCGACTACGCCAACGCCGCCTCGGACGAGAAGACCCAGGACCGGCAGATGCAGAAGATGATCGACGACAAGGTCGACATCATTCTGCTGGACGCCGTCGACGCGAAGGCGATCGCGCCCATGGTGAAGAAGGCCAAGGAGGCGAATATTCCGGTCATCGCCTATGACCGTCTCGCCGAGGGCCCGATCGACGCGTACGTCTCCTTCGACAACGAGCTCGTCGGCGAGGTGCAGGGGCGCACCCTTGTCGAGGCCATCGCCAACGCCGACACCTCCGACAAGATCGTCATGGTGAACGGCTCGCCCGCCGACCCGAACGCCGCCCAGTTCAAGGAGGGCGCGCTCAGCGAGCTCAACGGCAGGGTCACGATCGCGAAGTCGTACGACACCGACAAGTGGAGCCCCGACGTCGCCCAGGCGAACATGACGAAGGCGATCGCGGCGATCGGCAAGGACGACATCGCCGGCGTCTACTCCGCCAACGACGCCATGGCCGGCGGCATCATCAAGGCCCTGGAGGCGGCCGGCGTCAAGGACGGCGACCTGCCCCCGATCACCGGTCAGGACGCCGAACTGCCGGCCGTGCAGCGGATCATCACCGGCGAACAGTTCATGAGCGTCTACAAGCCCTACCCGGCCATGGCCGAGGCCGCCGCCGAGGCCGCCGTCGCCAAGGTCCAGGGCCGTGACCTCCAGTTCGAGGCCCTCACCCGTGACACCGTCGACAGCCCGACCGACAAGGCGATTCCGGCCAAGCTGGTCACGGTGGTCGCGCTGACGAAGAAGAACATCAAGCAGACCGTCATCGCGGACGGCATCTACAAGGTCTCCGACATCTGCACCGCCAAGTACAAGGCCGCCTGCCAGGCCCTCAACCTGGCCTGACGCACCGGCCAACGCCCGCGACCCGCGGGACCCCGCGAAGACTCCGGAGTTCCACGAAGACCTCGCAGGCGGAGTTCCGCGAAGGCCTCGGAGAGAAGACCACCGGCTCGGCGCGCCTACCGCGCCGGGCCGGTGTCCGTGTTCCCCCGTATCCCTCGTATCCCCCTCGTGGTGCCCCCGTGATGCCCCCTCGGGCTGCCCGGCCGGACTCCCCCGTGGCCCGGCCGGGTCGGTTCTGCCTCCCCCGTGTGCGACGCACCCGAGGGGAAGCGGAATCAACGATGCACCGCCGCAGGCGTCCTGCACCACCGTCAGCTTGTTGCAACGTGAGGGGAGGAGGCCGGGAGAAAATCGCACAGACGGGTGGTTTTTCCAGCCTTCGGCCGGAGGAGCCGTGTTGCGGACCTGGTCCGGGCCGCGCATAGTTGCGCTCCGGAAGCGGCGTACGGCGGGGGTGAGATGCGCGATGGCCAGGCACGGGGCAAAGGAGCATCCACACGGCGCCGACCGACTGTGCGAGGCCGGGGATCGCGTGTATTCCCGGGCCGTACGGCGCGGTCGGGTGGCGCGTACCGACTCGGAGGCGGTTCCCTGCCTCCTGGAGCTGGCCCTCCTGCACCCCGACCCCGACGACATGGACTGGCTGGTACCGACCTCCCCGCAGGAGGTCATGACCCGTCTGCTGCGCGGGGTCTACGACGAGGTGAGCGCCGGTCAACGGCGGATGGGCTCGGCGGTCGCCGCCTTCGAGTGGTACGCCGGTCTGGGCAGTTCCGCGCGCGGCACCGGCGCAGGCGAGGGCGCGGCGATCCGCGTCCTGGACGGCGACTCCCGCATCCAGGCCGCCCTCGACGCGGCGACCGAGGCGTGCACGACCGAGGTGCTCACCGTGCAGCCCGGCGGCATCCGGCGTGAACACGAGCTGTCGGAGGGACTGCACCGTGCCCTGGAGTTGCGCGGCCGTGGCGTGCGCATGCGGGACCTCTACAACCACGTCGCCCGGCACGGCCAGGGTCTGCTCAACTACCTGGAGCTGATGGGCGACACGGTCGAGGCCCGCACCCTGGACGAGGTCATCGACCGGCTGATCCTCTTCGACCGGACGGTCGCCTTCATCCCCGCCAACACCGACCGCACCATGGCCCTGGAGCTGCGCCACCCGGCCCTGATCTCCTACCTGGTGACGGTCTTCGAACGGCTCTGGCGGCTGGCCGTCCCGCTGACCGCTCCGCTTCCCGACACCCGGATCGAGGGCATCTCGCTCCGAGAGCAGTCCATCGCCGCGCTGCTGGCGGAGGGCCACCAGGACGCGGTGATCGCCGAGCGGCTCGGCATCAGCGTCCGCACCTGCCGGGCCCACATCGCCCGCCTCTCGGAGACGCTGGGCGCGGCGAGCCGGACCCAACTGGGCGTGCGCATCGCCCAGGTGGGCCTCGACGGTCCGTCGGAAGAGGACGCGAGGGGCCCGCGGGAGAGCGGGTCGTCGGACGGGGCGGCGGAGAACGCCCCGCACGGGGTGGCGGAGACGGTCGTTTCGGGCCCACCGGCCCCCTCACCGGACGCCGCTCCGGTTCCGTCACCGGCCCCCTCACCGGACGCCGCTCCGGTTCCGTCACCGCCGCCGTCATCGGACGCCGCTCCGGCCCCCTCGCAGCGGCCCTCGTCGCCGCCCTCGCAGGCCGCCGCTCCGGCTATCGCTCCGGTTCCTCCTCCTGCTCGGGCCCCTGGGCCCGGTTCCGGCGCTGGTCCCGGTCGAGGATCCCCGACTGCCCGATGAGGTAGCCGAGTTGGGCGCGGCTCTCGCTGCCGAGGGTGGCGGCGAGCTTGGCGATGTGGACGCGCGCGGTGCGGATGTTCATGCCGAGGCGGTCGGCGATGACGGCGTCGGTGTGGCCCTCGACGAGAAGCGCCGCGATGGCCTGCTGCCGGGGCGTGACGCCGCCCCGGGACATCCGGTGCACCGCCTGCGGGTACATCGGGAGGGCCAGCCGCCAGAGCCGGTCGAAGGTGGTGGTGAAGTAGGTGAGGAGGGCGGGGTGGCGGACTTCCAGGGCCAGCCGGCCGTCCTCGCCGGCGGGGATGAAGGCGACCGTGCCGTCGATGACGATGAGGCGGTCGGTGACCTCGTCGAGGGTGCGGGCCTCGGCGTCCCCGCGGAGCTGCTCGTAGCGGGCCAGGACCAGCGGCTGGTGGCGCTGGGTGTGCTGGTAGAGGGTGCGGATGCGGCAGCCCCGGTCGAGCAGTGCCTGGTCGCGGTCCATGGCGACGGGCTGCGCCCGCTCGCCGCGCGGGCCGCTGTAGTGGACGTGCGGCTGGATGCAGAGCACCTCGCTCGTCGCCTCGGCCATCGCCTCGGTGATGGCCTCGTTGATCAGCTCCGTGCCGCTGAG
It includes:
- a CDS encoding helix-turn-helix transcriptional regulator codes for the protein MSAPPHPDHGVEDLCAAGTRLYEQALRRGRVKTEEARTAAPCLLSHGLLHPTVDDLAQLEPVAPAVALHRLLRASGARIADERRREERLSTLFAPLMHIDGRSAAPSDPASLRILSGTELINEAITEAMAEATSEVLCIQPHVHYSGPRGERAQPVAMDRDQALLDRGCRIRTLYQHTQRHQPLVLARYEQLRGDAEARTLDEVTDRLIVIDGTVAFIPAGEDGRLALEVRHPALLTYFTTTFDRLWRLALPMYPQAVHRMSRGGVTPRQQAIAALLVEGHTDAVIADRLGMNIRTARVHIAKLAATLGSESRAQLGYLIGQSGILDRDQRRNRAQGPEQEEEPER
- a CDS encoding sugar ABC transporter substrate-binding protein codes for the protein MRRIAIACVASAMSLSLAGCGMLGASEKTSSATPTRTNAITVGVLMPEETNTRYAEFDYPIIKRKVAALTDNQGRTDYANAASDEKTQDRQMQKMIDDKVDIILLDAVDAKAIAPMVKKAKEANIPVIAYDRLAEGPIDAYVSFDNELVGEVQGRTLVEAIANADTSDKIVMVNGSPADPNAAQFKEGALSELNGRVTIAKSYDTDKWSPDVAQANMTKAIAAIGKDDIAGVYSANDAMAGGIIKALEAAGVKDGDLPPITGQDAELPAVQRIITGEQFMSVYKPYPAMAEAAAEAAVAKVQGRDLQFEALTRDTVDSPTDKAIPAKLVTVVALTKKNIKQTVIADGIYKVSDICTAKYKAACQALNLA